Proteins from one Cellulosilyticum lentocellum DSM 5427 genomic window:
- a CDS encoding glycosyl hydrolase family 18 protein, giving the protein MSSRLKVGDKAPSFSASSTQGLVNLKNYEGKWVILLCNPSEFNNWRKNEIISLVKYAKAFKEKNTELITLSMDKKASHLQWFYAGARLGSYAMPFPIVDDRLGEIGKLYGVETSENASTETHLFIITPDQTLAKSFTVPNFGIPQVGQLMTHLTALQDGYRPQIQSLENQPPGTNPLCDNVPIVGEYVLGNPNNVDALLLDFVIYAFALINADGTLQVYSERYLRELVNLKLENPNLLVILGIGGWGADGFSDAALTPSSRYAFAREVQRWVNEYTLDGVDIDWEYPGSSAAGIKSRREDKENFTLLLTALRDVLGDEAWISVAGTGEASYINNVQIAEIAPIINYFNLMAYDFTAGETGATAGRHQSNLYPSDLSLSNMTSVDNQVQNLINAGMPSEQILMGLPFYGRYGATSTRTFDELRKDYINKNGYTVRWDNIAKAPYIVDPDGDFAYSYDNLLSIYFKGLYVIENCLGGLFAWQSGMDKANILAQGMSQAIRSPEVLEDLLAKAYYQALEAQEQQT; this is encoded by the coding sequence ATGAGTAGTCGTTTAAAAGTAGGTGACAAAGCGCCGTCCTTTAGTGCTTCCAGTACCCAAGGTCTTGTAAACCTAAAAAATTACGAAGGAAAATGGGTCATTCTTTTATGTAATCCATCAGAGTTTAATAATTGGAGAAAAAATGAAATTATTAGCTTAGTTAAGTATGCTAAAGCTTTTAAAGAAAAAAACACTGAACTTATTACATTAAGCATGGATAAAAAAGCTTCCCACTTACAATGGTTTTATGCTGGAGCTAGGCTAGGTTCTTATGCCATGCCTTTCCCTATTGTAGATGACCGTTTAGGTGAGATTGGCAAACTTTATGGTGTTGAAACAAGTGAGAATGCCTCTACAGAAACCCACCTTTTTATCATTACCCCAGATCAAACCCTTGCTAAATCCTTTACTGTTCCTAACTTCGGAATTCCTCAAGTTGGTCAATTAATGACTCATTTAACAGCTCTTCAAGATGGCTATCGACCTCAAATTCAGAGCCTTGAGAATCAGCCTCCTGGCACTAATCCCCTGTGTGACAATGTCCCTATAGTAGGTGAATATGTACTTGGAAACCCCAATAATGTAGATGCACTTTTACTAGATTTTGTTATTTATGCTTTTGCCCTTATTAATGCAGATGGTACCCTACAGGTCTACTCAGAAAGATATCTCAGAGAATTGGTCAATTTAAAACTAGAAAATCCTAACCTTCTTGTTATTCTAGGCATTGGTGGATGGGGAGCTGATGGCTTTTCTGATGCAGCTCTAACACCATCTTCCCGTTATGCCTTCGCAAGAGAAGTTCAACGTTGGGTAAATGAATATACTTTAGATGGGGTAGATATTGATTGGGAATATCCTGGTAGTAGTGCTGCGGGAATTAAATCTAGAAGAGAAGATAAAGAAAACTTCACACTCTTACTAACAGCTTTAAGAGATGTACTCGGTGATGAAGCTTGGATTAGCGTAGCAGGTACTGGAGAAGCAAGCTACATCAACAATGTTCAAATTGCTGAGATTGCTCCTATCATTAATTACTTCAATTTAATGGCTTATGATTTTACTGCTGGTGAAACAGGCGCAACTGCAGGTAGGCATCAATCTAATCTCTATCCTTCTGATCTTTCTTTAAGTAATATGACTAGTGTAGATAATCAAGTCCAAAATCTCATTAATGCAGGCATGCCATCTGAACAAATCCTTATGGGCTTACCTTTCTATGGACGTTATGGTGCTACCAGTACACGAACTTTTGATGAGCTTCGTAAAGACTATATTAATAAAAATGGCTATACTGTACGTTGGGATAATATTGCTAAAGCCCCTTATATTGTAGATCCAGATGGTGATTTTGCTTACTCTTATGATAATTTACTTTCTATCTACTTCAAAGGACTTTATGTTATCGAAAATTGTCTAGGTGGTTTATTTGCTTGGCAATCTGGAATGGATAAAGCAAATATTCTAGCGCAAGGTATGTCACAGGCCATCCGAAGCCCTGAAGTATTAGAAGATCTTTTAGCAAAGGCTTATTATCAAGCTTTAGAAGCTCAGGAACAACAAACTTAA
- the htpG gene encoding molecular chaperone HtpG: protein MSKQGNLSIHSENIFPIIKKWLYSDHDIFTRELISNGCDAILKFKKLCDIGEATDTVSEPFKVTVTLNKTNKTLTFSDNGIGMTEEEIEKYITQIAFSGAEDFLAQYKDKMDQDQIIGHFGLGFYSAFMVAEQVVIDTLSYKETKAIKWTCDGGTTYELSEGTRTTRGTSITLFITEESNTFLNFYDLREAIEKYCSFMPVPIYVIDEEKEAEDAAAKAKKIEEAKAKGEELSDEELAPVVPTPINDSQPLYVKNPNDCTDEEYKTFYRDTFHDFNEPLFWIHLNMDYPFRLKGILYFPKLSHELETVEGRIKLYNNQVFVAENIKEVIPEFLLLLKGLIDCPDLPLNVSRSLLQNDGFVKKIADYITKKVADKLIALSKKENDSYKKFWDDIAPFIKYGCLKESKFFDKMKDYLLFKTTDEDYVTLSEYLERVKDTGANTVFYVSDKAAQSQYIKLFKENGLCAVYLEHSIDAPFISHLEYQNKDVKFMRIDSDLSAALKGAEADKSYEEKLSGLFKTILHKDKLKVTVENLKSQDVASMLLISEESRRMQEMMKMYNMQGMNMPLPEDEVTLVLNQNHPLIDTLAHKDLDESTTELLCAQLYDLAQLANHSLSTEDMHHFLERSNKLLGMIL, encoded by the coding sequence ATGTCTAAGCAAGGTAATTTATCTATTCATAGTGAGAATATCTTCCCTATTATCAAAAAATGGCTTTATTCAGACCACGATATTTTCACTCGTGAACTTATTTCGAATGGCTGTGATGCTATTCTCAAATTTAAAAAGCTATGTGATATTGGTGAAGCAACAGATACCGTAAGTGAACCTTTTAAAGTAACAGTTACTTTAAATAAAACCAATAAAACGCTTACTTTCTCTGATAACGGGATTGGTATGACTGAAGAAGAAATCGAGAAATATATTACACAAATCGCTTTCTCTGGTGCTGAAGATTTTCTAGCTCAGTACAAAGACAAAATGGATCAGGACCAAATCATTGGTCACTTTGGCCTTGGTTTCTATTCTGCCTTTATGGTAGCAGAGCAAGTGGTCATTGATACCTTATCTTACAAAGAGACAAAAGCCATTAAATGGACTTGTGATGGTGGTACAACTTATGAGCTTTCTGAAGGTACGAGAACAACACGCGGTACAAGTATTACCCTCTTTATTACAGAAGAAAGTAATACCTTCTTAAATTTTTATGATTTAAGAGAAGCTATCGAAAAATACTGTTCTTTTATGCCTGTACCTATTTATGTGATTGATGAAGAAAAAGAAGCTGAAGATGCTGCTGCCAAGGCTAAAAAAATAGAGGAAGCCAAAGCTAAAGGTGAAGAGCTTTCTGATGAGGAACTTGCACCAGTAGTACCAACTCCTATTAATGATTCTCAGCCTTTGTATGTAAAAAATCCTAATGACTGCACTGATGAAGAATATAAAACTTTTTATCGTGATACCTTCCATGATTTTAATGAACCACTTTTCTGGATTCATTTGAATATGGACTACCCATTTAGATTAAAAGGTATTCTTTATTTCCCTAAACTCTCACACGAGTTAGAAACTGTTGAAGGGCGTATTAAACTTTATAACAATCAAGTCTTTGTAGCTGAAAACATTAAAGAAGTTATTCCAGAATTTTTACTTTTATTAAAAGGTCTAATCGATTGTCCTGATTTGCCACTAAATGTATCACGTAGTTTACTTCAAAATGACGGTTTTGTGAAAAAAATTGCTGATTACATTACTAAAAAAGTAGCTGATAAATTGATTGCTCTTTCTAAAAAAGAAAATGATAGTTATAAAAAATTCTGGGATGATATTGCACCATTTATCAAATATGGCTGTTTAAAAGAAAGTAAATTCTTTGATAAAATGAAAGACTATCTTTTATTTAAAACAACAGATGAAGATTATGTCACATTAAGCGAGTACTTAGAACGTGTTAAAGACACTGGTGCTAATACAGTCTTTTATGTTTCTGACAAAGCTGCTCAGTCTCAATATATTAAACTCTTCAAGGAAAATGGACTCTGTGCTGTTTACTTAGAACATTCTATCGATGCACCTTTTATCTCTCATTTAGAATATCAAAACAAAGATGTCAAATTCATGCGCATCGACTCAGACCTCTCTGCTGCTTTAAAAGGTGCTGAAGCTGATAAATCTTATGAAGAAAAATTAAGTGGTTTATTTAAAACTATTCTCCACAAAGATAAGCTTAAAGTTACTGTAGAAAATCTTAAATCTCAAGATGTTGCTTCTATGCTTCTCATTTCTGAAGAAAGTCGCCGTATGCAAGAAATGATGAAAATGTATAATATGCAAGGTATGAATATGCCACTTCCAGAAGACGAGGTGACTTTGGTTCTTAATCAAAACCATCCACTCATTGATACTTTAGCTCATAAAGATTTAGATGAATCTACTACTGAATTACTTTGTGCACAGCTTTATGATTTAGCCCAATTAGCTAATCATAGCTTAAGTACAGAAGATATGCATCACTTCCTAGAACGTAGTAATAAATTACTAGGTATGATTCTTTAA
- a CDS encoding DUF5721 family protein: protein MQIFDITNRKEFMAKLLKSDLFDTFEAREVVAHMAFKMILSGERNKDYFNDIDEDTTPALSDFLAWGDIRKHVYELMSGNKLPTYFKIILSTNSEKTASLSPDASTFYLNITFKDNQISCSTGMAYKTFTLDKSSEQLWDEKIKNFLFKYQFI, encoded by the coding sequence ATGCAAATCTTCGATATTACTAATCGCAAGGAATTCATGGCAAAATTACTTAAATCTGATTTATTTGATACCTTCGAAGCAAGAGAGGTTGTAGCACATATGGCTTTTAAAATGATACTTTCTGGTGAGCGTAATAAAGATTATTTTAATGATATAGATGAAGATACAACACCTGCTCTTTCTGATTTTCTTGCTTGGGGCGACATACGTAAACATGTATATGAGCTGATGTCAGGAAACAAGTTGCCTACCTATTTTAAAATAATACTTTCTACTAATAGTGAAAAAACAGCTAGCTTATCCCCTGATGCCTCTACCTTTTATTTGAATATTACTTTTAAAGATAATCAAATTAGTTGTAGTACAGGTATGGCCTATAAAACCTTTACCCTAGATAAAAGTAGTGAGCAACTTTGGGATGAAAAAATCAAAAACTTTTTATTTAAATATCAATTTATTTAG
- the truA gene encoding tRNA pseudouridine(38-40) synthase TruA — protein sequence MTNYKLTIAYDGSKYNGFQKQSKHPEKTIQGRLENVLTQCFEEDIQIIASGRTDAGVHSKGQVCNFHAEHYLEPTTVLNYLSNYLPQDIAILELSIASPRFHARYNVLRKCYTYTIDNGLFANPFTLKYAYHLASPLDISRMQAAANYLLGTHDFKAFTSLKSKTKSTTRHLFNIDITQEGSMIKLTYEGNGFLQHMVRILTGTLIEVGLGERSPEEMLVLLNNQIRSEAGFTAPAHGLCMQRVDY from the coding sequence ATGACAAATTATAAATTAACAATAGCCTATGACGGCTCTAAATATAATGGTTTTCAAAAACAAAGTAAGCATCCTGAAAAAACAATTCAAGGACGACTTGAAAATGTTCTTACCCAATGCTTTGAGGAAGATATTCAAATTATCGCCTCTGGTAGAACTGATGCTGGTGTTCATTCAAAAGGCCAAGTTTGTAACTTTCATGCCGAACATTATTTGGAACCTACAACTGTTTTAAATTATTTAAGCAATTACTTGCCACAAGACATTGCTATATTAGAATTAAGCATTGCTTCTCCTCGTTTTCATGCACGCTATAATGTCCTTCGTAAGTGTTATACGTATACTATAGACAATGGTTTATTTGCTAATCCATTTACTTTAAAGTATGCCTATCATCTAGCATCTCCATTAGACATTAGTCGTATGCAAGCTGCAGCTAACTATTTACTAGGTACTCATGATTTCAAAGCCTTTACCTCTTTAAAATCAAAAACTAAATCTACTACGCGTCATTTATTTAATATAGATATTACACAGGAAGGATCAATGATTAAATTGACCTATGAAGGTAATGGCTTTTTACAACATATGGTTCGCATTTTAACTGGTACTTTAATAGAAGTTGGTCTTGGTGAACGTTCTCCAGAAGAAATGCTTGTTTTATTAAACAATCAAATTCGAAGTGAGGCTGGCTTTACCGCACCTGCACATGGTTTATGTATGCAACGTGTAGATTATTAA
- a CDS encoding NCS2 family permease, producing the protein MEFFKLKQNHTTVKKEIVAGITTFMTMAYILAVNPDILSAAGMNKQGVFVATVLASVLATVLMGLCANYPFGLAPGMGLNAFFAYTVVIKMGYSWQFALAAVFVEGLIFILLTLCNVREALFNAIPKCMKYSVSAGIGLFIAFIGLKNAGVVVADDSTFVALGSMITPQTVLCMLGVVLTVVLMKRNIKGAMLIGILGTWVLGILAQLIGWYVVDPAIGQYSLIPSFSSQGSLFAGFGEVAFKFPRMTEIFGSAESIFNFIIVVFSFLFVDLFDTLGTLMGVATKAGYLNEKGELPRIKQAFFADAIGTSVGALLGTSTVTTFVESTAGVMEGGRTGLTAISTGVCFALALFLSPIFLAIPSFATAPALIVVGVLMLDGILKVDFSDITEALPAFLTMAMMPFTASIAEGIIFGGISYVLIKMFTGRRKEISVMMYILAILFVLKLVLTSVVH; encoded by the coding sequence ATGGAATTCTTTAAATTAAAACAAAATCATACGACAGTTAAAAAAGAGATTGTAGCAGGAATTACTACATTCATGACTATGGCATATATTTTAGCCGTTAATCCCGATATTCTAAGTGCAGCAGGGATGAATAAACAAGGTGTGTTTGTGGCCACTGTGTTAGCATCTGTATTAGCTACTGTACTAATGGGGTTATGTGCTAATTATCCTTTTGGGTTAGCACCAGGTATGGGACTAAATGCCTTTTTTGCTTACACGGTTGTTATTAAAATGGGTTACTCATGGCAGTTTGCATTAGCAGCAGTATTTGTAGAAGGTTTGATTTTTATTTTGCTTACATTATGTAATGTAAGAGAGGCACTTTTCAATGCCATTCCAAAATGTATGAAATACTCTGTAAGTGCAGGGATTGGGTTATTTATTGCTTTTATTGGACTTAAAAATGCAGGCGTAGTAGTAGCAGATGACTCTACATTTGTAGCCTTAGGAAGTATGATTACACCACAAACAGTATTATGTATGTTAGGTGTAGTATTAACAGTAGTTTTAATGAAGCGTAATATAAAAGGGGCTATGCTCATTGGTATTTTAGGTACATGGGTACTAGGAATTTTAGCACAATTAATAGGATGGTATGTGGTAGACCCAGCTATTGGGCAATATTCGCTTATTCCGAGCTTCTCATCACAAGGTTCATTATTTGCAGGTTTTGGTGAAGTAGCTTTTAAATTTCCTAGAATGACAGAAATCTTTGGTAGTGCAGAAAGTATTTTTAATTTTATTATCGTTGTATTCTCATTTTTATTCGTAGATTTATTTGATACTTTAGGTACGCTTATGGGTGTAGCTACTAAAGCTGGCTATTTAAATGAAAAAGGAGAATTACCTCGTATTAAACAAGCATTCTTTGCAGATGCTATTGGAACATCAGTTGGAGCACTTTTAGGAACATCAACAGTCACTACATTTGTTGAAAGTACAGCAGGCGTTATGGAGGGTGGACGTACAGGACTTACGGCAATCTCTACAGGCGTATGCTTTGCATTAGCGCTCTTCTTATCACCTATTTTCTTAGCGATTCCAAGCTTTGCTACAGCACCAGCTTTAATTGTAGTAGGTGTCCTTATGTTAGATGGTATTTTAAAAGTAGATTTCTCAGACATCACAGAAGCACTTCCAGCATTCTTAACAATGGCAATGATGCCATTTACAGCTAGCATTGCAGAAGGAATTATTTTTGGTGGTATTTCTTATGTGCTTATCAAGATGTTTACAGGTAGAAGAAAAGAAATTAGTGTGATGATGTATATCTTAGCTATCTTATTTGTATTAAAATTAGTGCTTACTTCAGTAGTGCATTAA
- a CDS encoding SGNH/GDSL hydrolase family protein: MINTTIVGYGEVTSPSIKTYIDRLEQYLATYYPAISWRIYDISLKKCTLGDLKQHLKEKVLNYHPNIIFIRLSSQDIDIERTDFVGKERLEIYLRDLLEEIVTHNNRTGLNNCVPIPVIITPPLIHEKPGKKGRTNNRLKQYIYALKSVTLAKGGIVIDLCEEISKKVNKEKYILEEGYGLTQEGENLLYDLVFVELTKLIDYQGVLKNRR, from the coding sequence ATGATTAATACTACTATCGTAGGATATGGAGAAGTTACATCCCCCAGCATTAAAACTTACATAGATCGATTGGAACAGTATCTAGCAACCTATTATCCAGCTATTTCTTGGCGTATCTACGACATAAGCTTAAAGAAATGCACATTGGGTGATTTAAAACAACATTTAAAGGAAAAAGTCTTGAACTATCATCCTAATATTATTTTTATTAGACTTTCTTCTCAAGATATAGATATTGAGCGTACTGATTTTGTAGGTAAAGAGCGTTTAGAGATTTATTTAAGGGATTTATTAGAGGAAATTGTAACTCATAATAATAGGACAGGTTTAAATAATTGTGTACCAATTCCAGTTATCATTACACCACCACTTATTCATGAAAAACCAGGTAAAAAAGGACGTACTAATAACCGTTTAAAGCAATATATTTATGCACTTAAGAGTGTTACTTTAGCAAAAGGTGGTATTGTGATTGATCTATGTGAGGAAATTAGCAAAAAGGTGAATAAAGAAAAGTATATTTTAGAAGAAGGGTATGGATTAACACAAGAAGGTGAAAACTTATTATATGATTTAGTTTTTGTAGAATTAACTAAGCTCATTGATTATCAAGGTGTATTAAAAAACAGACGGTAA
- a CDS encoding S1C family serine protease: MSEWNNDYEEQVNEQIIEETKESSEKVKEEVPLSEAIPVMPSSKEEKPKKKHKVGKGILLTTIVALASFGGGSLYTSYQWMEKYEASNAASKEQSNAGTQTTIVPTSVTSAGVSVSDVAKKAADSVVEISTEVVATDQFFGQFVTQGAGSGVVLTEDGYIITNNHVIDGAKKITVRLTNGNEYTAKLIGTDTQTDVAVIKIDTQNEKLQAAELGDSDQLIVGEPAIAIGNPLGELGGTVTNGIISALDREITISGRSMRLLQTNAAINPGNSGGGLFNSQGQLVGLVVAKSSGSDVEGLGFAIPVNKVKEIADSLVQNGYVSGRPALGVKVVDVDSWQTAMQYNLNQTGVYVAELTEGGNAAAAGLKVGDFIVGIEDTQVSSTSDISNILSGNKVGDIVKVTISRNGKFVNVQLKLSELKPVQQTASEN; encoded by the coding sequence ATGAGTGAATGGAACAATGATTATGAAGAACAAGTTAATGAACAAATAATAGAAGAAACTAAAGAAAGTAGTGAGAAAGTAAAAGAAGAGGTACCATTAAGTGAAGCTATTCCAGTAATGCCTAGTTCTAAAGAGGAAAAACCTAAAAAGAAACATAAAGTAGGCAAAGGCATTTTACTAACTACAATAGTAGCACTAGCTTCTTTTGGAGGTGGTAGTTTATATACTTCATACCAATGGATGGAAAAATATGAAGCATCTAATGCAGCTAGTAAAGAACAATCAAACGCAGGTACTCAGACGACTATTGTACCAACTTCTGTTACAAGTGCTGGGGTAAGTGTTTCTGATGTGGCTAAGAAAGCTGCTGATTCAGTAGTAGAGATTTCAACAGAAGTAGTAGCAACAGACCAATTCTTTGGACAGTTCGTTACACAAGGAGCTGGAAGTGGCGTTGTTTTAACAGAAGATGGATATATTATTACTAATAATCATGTGATTGATGGTGCTAAGAAAATTACTGTGCGTTTAACAAATGGTAATGAATATACTGCTAAGCTTATTGGAACGGACACACAAACAGATGTAGCAGTTATTAAAATTGATACACAAAATGAAAAACTTCAAGCTGCCGAGTTGGGAGATTCAGATCAACTTATTGTAGGGGAGCCAGCAATAGCTATTGGTAATCCTTTAGGAGAATTAGGTGGTACGGTAACAAATGGTATTATTAGTGCTTTAGACAGAGAAATTACTATTAGTGGACGTAGTATGAGATTATTACAAACCAACGCAGCTATTAATCCTGGTAACTCTGGTGGTGGCTTATTTAATAGTCAAGGTCAATTAGTAGGACTAGTAGTGGCTAAATCTTCAGGTTCTGATGTAGAAGGATTAGGGTTTGCTATTCCTGTTAATAAGGTAAAAGAAATAGCAGACTCACTCGTTCAGAATGGTTATGTATCAGGTCGTCCAGCTTTAGGTGTTAAAGTAGTAGATGTAGATTCATGGCAAACAGCAATGCAATATAACTTAAATCAAACAGGTGTATATGTTGCAGAACTTACAGAAGGTGGTAATGCAGCAGCAGCAGGACTTAAGGTAGGGGATTTCATTGTAGGTATTGAAGATACACAGGTTTCAAGTACAAGTGATATTTCTAATATCTTATCTGGTAATAAAGTAGGTGATATTGTTAAAGTGACTATTTCTAGAAATGGTAAGTTTGTTAATGTACAGCTGAAATTGTCTGAATTAAAACCCGTACAACAAACAGCAAGTGAAAATTAA
- a CDS encoding response regulator transcription factor, with amino-acid sequence MYKLLVVDDEKMIRELIKKYATFEGHEVTEAEDGMEAIEKCKMNQFDLIIMDVMMPELDGFSACREIRKFTDTPVLMLSARGEEYDRIHGFEIGVDDYVVKPFSPKELMMRVNAIIKRGKVKEEAASKDVVCFQGLKVDFDARLVSIDGKNVEMTPKEYELFFYMVRNRGIALSRENLISNVWGYDYYGDDRTLDTHIKLLRKSLGEYARLIVTLRGVGYRFEEK; translated from the coding sequence ATGTATAAGCTATTAGTTGTAGATGATGAAAAAATGATTAGAGAACTCATTAAAAAATATGCTACTTTTGAAGGTCATGAGGTGACAGAAGCAGAAGATGGCATGGAAGCAATAGAAAAGTGTAAAATGAATCAATTTGATTTAATTATTATGGATGTAATGATGCCGGAGTTAGATGGTTTTTCAGCATGTAGAGAAATTAGAAAATTTACTGATACACCGGTTTTAATGCTTTCTGCTAGAGGAGAGGAATATGATCGTATTCATGGGTTTGAAATTGGAGTAGATGATTATGTGGTAAAACCTTTTTCGCCTAAAGAACTCATGATGCGTGTTAATGCCATTATAAAAAGAGGTAAGGTAAAAGAGGAAGCAGCAAGTAAGGATGTTGTTTGTTTTCAAGGATTAAAGGTAGATTTTGATGCACGTCTTGTTAGTATTGATGGAAAAAATGTAGAGATGACACCTAAAGAATATGAGCTTTTCTTCTATATGGTAAGAAATAGGGGAATTGCATTATCTAGAGAAAATTTGATTAGTAATGTATGGGGCTATGATTATTACGGAGATGATCGTACATTAGACACACATATTAAATTACTTCGTAAAAGTTTAGGAGAATACGCACGTCTTATTGTTACATTAAGAGGAGTGGGGTATCGCTTTGAGGAAAAATAG
- a CDS encoding sensor histidine kinase yields MRKNRWSIRWQLFGYLVAFVAGLLVVLWLFQVVFLEEFYKKIKINEVKEVGQKIEANIDKDYLVELLDNLAIRKQLCIVLTNADGEVLYKRDELTNSSIYHMTNFEYYLAGLNAEKRGGQLLYYFNYREFAKSLEKKNNILEQVPAGLRNKDDSVIYTRLLNSQTGNQYIVLINSLIAPVDATVSTIRKQLVYVSLIMLILAFLLAILIAKKVARPIIQINAKAKQLAVGDEAIVFEEKGYKEIAELSGTLSYASVELTKTEKLRRELIANVSHDLRTPLTLITGYAELMRDLPTENTPENVQVIVDEAKRLTQLVNDMLDLSKLQAGTSQLEKVTFNLTKQINELLLRYNTLTAQEGYTIDFIYDEEIWVNGDELKLSQVIYNLINNAINYTGSDKHVIVKQHVTNDQVRIEVIDTGEGISEEYLPYIWERYYKVDKTHKRATVGTGLGLSIVKTILDAHEAHYGVTSNIGEGSTFWFEIKLA; encoded by the coding sequence TTGAGGAAAAATAGATGGAGTATTAGATGGCAACTGTTTGGTTATTTAGTAGCTTTTGTAGCAGGGTTACTAGTAGTGTTATGGCTTTTTCAAGTTGTTTTTCTAGAGGAATTTTATAAGAAAATTAAAATTAATGAAGTAAAAGAAGTAGGACAAAAAATTGAAGCGAATATAGATAAGGATTATCTGGTGGAATTATTAGATAATTTGGCTATAAGAAAGCAACTCTGTATTGTTCTAACGAATGCTGATGGAGAGGTATTGTATAAAAGAGATGAACTAACCAATAGTAGCATTTACCATATGACGAATTTTGAATATTATCTAGCAGGACTTAATGCTGAAAAGAGAGGGGGACAACTCCTTTATTATTTCAATTATCGTGAATTTGCTAAAAGCCTAGAAAAGAAAAATAACATATTAGAGCAAGTGCCAGCAGGGCTTAGAAATAAGGACGATTCAGTTATTTATACACGTCTATTAAATAGTCAAACAGGTAATCAATATATTGTTTTAATTAATAGTTTAATCGCACCTGTAGATGCTACGGTAAGTACTATTAGAAAACAGTTGGTGTATGTAAGTTTAATCATGCTTATTCTTGCATTCTTATTAGCTATTTTGATTGCTAAAAAAGTTGCAAGGCCTATTATTCAAATTAATGCAAAGGCAAAGCAACTAGCAGTAGGAGATGAGGCCATTGTATTTGAGGAAAAAGGATATAAAGAGATTGCAGAGCTTTCAGGCACTTTAAGTTATGCTTCAGTAGAACTTACGAAGACAGAAAAACTAAGAAGAGAATTGATTGCCAATGTTTCTCATGATTTAAGAACGCCTCTTACTTTGATAACAGGTTATGCAGAATTGATGCGTGATTTACCTACAGAAAATACACCTGAGAATGTACAAGTCATTGTAGATGAAGCTAAACGTTTAACACAACTTGTCAATGATATGTTAGATTTATCTAAACTTCAAGCAGGAACCAGTCAGTTAGAAAAAGTTACTTTTAATTTGACGAAACAAATCAATGAACTATTATTACGTTATAATACTTTAACGGCTCAAGAGGGTTATACCATTGACTTTATCTATGATGAAGAAATATGGGTGAATGGAGATGAGCTGAAGTTATCACAAGTAATCTATAATCTGATTAATAATGCTATTAACTATACAGGGTCAGATAAGCATGTCATAGTTAAACAGCATGTAACCAATGACCAAGTAAGAATAGAGGTTATTGATACTGGAGAAGGTATTAGTGAGGAATATTTGCCATATATTTGGGAAAGATATTATAAGGTAGACAAAACACATAAAAGAGCAACCGTGGGAACAGGCCTAGGTTTGTCTATTGTAAAAACTATATTAGATGCCCATGAAGCTCATTATGGTGTTACAAGTAATATAGGAGAGGGTAGTACATTCTGGTTCGAAATCAAGCTTGCTTAA